The Amycolatopsis mongoliensis genome includes a window with the following:
- a CDS encoding Rv1733c family protein produces MRLTRLRHTLLPGRGTVARPSDRVQAVLLMFVLLLSLAAAAGAVLFGIGLHASEAARSAEQLASRYTATAVLQADGPAVGLAGRSGIPGESGPAAASWTTRDGRQRTGEVDAPSGTVAGNEIPIWLDASGSPAERPLTPASAAVDSAVLAVGLWAGVVFLLWLTYRGVVLVLDRFRLAHWQQEWFREQERLGRS; encoded by the coding sequence ATGCGACTTACCCGGCTGCGGCACACACTCCTGCCCGGGCGCGGCACGGTGGCCCGACCGTCGGACCGGGTTCAGGCGGTCCTGCTGATGTTCGTGCTGCTGCTGTCACTCGCCGCCGCGGCTGGTGCCGTCCTGTTCGGCATCGGTCTCCACGCGAGCGAGGCGGCCCGGTCCGCCGAACAGCTCGCTTCGCGCTACACCGCGACGGCGGTCCTGCAGGCCGACGGGCCGGCCGTCGGCCTGGCCGGGCGGAGCGGGATCCCGGGCGAGTCCGGCCCGGCGGCGGCGAGCTGGACGACGCGCGACGGCCGGCAGCGCACCGGTGAGGTCGACGCCCCGTCGGGGACGGTCGCCGGCAACGAAATCCCGATCTGGCTGGACGCCTCGGGCTCGCCGGCCGAGCGTCCCCTCACCCCGGCGTCGGCGGCCGTCGACTCGGCGGTGCTCGCGGTGGGCCTGTGGGCGGGTGTGGTGTTCCTCCTGTGGCTGACCTACCGCGGTGTGGTGCTGGTGCTGGACCGCTTCCGCCTGGCGCACTGGCAGCAGGAGTGGTTCCGCGAACAGGAGCGGCTGGGACGCTCCTGA
- a CDS encoding glycosyltransferase, protein MQTVDVGELSVAAYRKVAPDWVVEPLLAVAERLRGARVIHLSATPYGGGVSELLRSAVPLYNDLGVHATWKIISGEPAFFAVTKKLHNALQGGKDPITDADIRLYEENSRRNAEEISADPDFAGCDFVFVHDPQPAAILSFSDFRRGKSIWRCHIDTSQPAPSAWGYLGKFVEHYDATVFTMAQFVPPTLSPGLADIISPAIDPLSPKNMSLDDRTAHAVLNWIGIEPDRPLVTQVSRFDPWKDPLGVIDAFRLVRPEVPGLQLALVGSMALDDPEGWEVYRRISDATRADPDIHVFTNLTGVGNVEVNAFQRFSSVMIQKSIREGFGLVVSEALWKGTPIVAGRTGGIPLQVADDTGGLLVDSTDECAKALLGLLQDPGRSAALGASGRERVRQYFLLPRLLLDELTLLDGLAHDDPPGALMSRFDHRDPVCGLGVPPGAGTPSAIADGHTYSFCSQQCRTAFLRARSGSAS, encoded by the coding sequence ATGCAAACGGTCGACGTCGGTGAGCTCTCCGTCGCCGCGTACCGGAAGGTCGCGCCGGACTGGGTCGTGGAACCCCTGCTGGCCGTGGCGGAGCGGCTGCGCGGTGCCCGCGTGATCCATCTGAGCGCCACGCCCTACGGCGGTGGCGTGTCCGAGCTGCTGCGGTCGGCGGTGCCGCTCTACAACGACCTCGGCGTGCACGCGACGTGGAAGATCATCAGCGGCGAGCCCGCCTTCTTCGCCGTGACGAAGAAGCTCCACAACGCCCTGCAGGGTGGGAAAGACCCGATCACGGACGCCGACATCCGGCTCTACGAGGAGAATTCACGCCGCAACGCGGAAGAGATCTCGGCCGATCCGGACTTCGCCGGCTGCGACTTCGTGTTCGTGCACGACCCACAGCCCGCCGCCATACTGTCCTTTTCGGACTTCCGGCGAGGGAAGTCGATCTGGCGCTGTCACATCGACACCTCCCAGCCCGCGCCCAGTGCCTGGGGCTACCTCGGCAAGTTCGTCGAACACTACGACGCCACCGTGTTCACCATGGCGCAGTTCGTGCCCCCGACCCTGTCCCCCGGCCTGGCCGACATCATCTCGCCGGCAATCGATCCCCTCAGTCCCAAGAACATGTCGCTCGACGACCGGACGGCGCACGCGGTGCTCAACTGGATCGGCATCGAGCCCGACCGCCCGCTCGTCACACAGGTCTCCCGGTTCGACCCGTGGAAGGACCCGCTGGGCGTGATCGACGCCTTCCGGCTGGTGCGCCCCGAGGTCCCGGGCCTGCAGCTGGCGCTGGTCGGGTCCATGGCGCTCGACGACCCCGAAGGGTGGGAGGTGTACCGCCGGATCAGCGACGCCACCCGCGCGGACCCGGACATCCACGTCTTCACCAACCTGACCGGCGTCGGCAACGTCGAGGTCAACGCCTTCCAGCGGTTCTCCTCGGTGATGATCCAGAAGTCCATCCGGGAGGGCTTCGGGCTCGTGGTGTCCGAAGCCCTGTGGAAGGGCACGCCGATCGTCGCCGGGCGCACCGGCGGGATCCCGCTGCAGGTCGCCGACGACACGGGCGGGCTGCTCGTCGACTCGACCGACGAATGCGCGAAGGCGCTGCTCGGCCTGCTCCAGGACCCGGGCCGCTCGGCCGCGCTGGGCGCGTCCGGCCGCGAACGCGTCCGGCAGTACTTCCTGCTCCCCCGGCTCCTGCTCGACGAGCTCACCCTGCTCGACGGGCTCGCCCACGACGACCCGCCCGGCGCGCTGATGAGCCGGTTCGACCACCGCGACCCGGTCTGCGGGCTGGGCGTGCCGCCCGGCGCCGGAACACCCAGCGCCATTGCGGACGGGCACACGTACTCGTTCTGCTCGCAGCAGTGCCGCACCGCGTTCCTGCGGGCCCGCTCGGGGAGCGCGTCGTGA
- a CDS encoding galactose-1-phosphate uridylyltransferase, which yields MTARPWHGGELRWNAETEDWTVLAPSRGSRPHSAAGAACPFCPGPAEDTPPETWRLPGGDVGWRVRAVPNRYALSDRHEIVIESPRHDWDLATGTDGEVADVLGAWQHRHRALRPATAQVVVFRNHGLAAGISLAHPHSQIAGLPVLSAETRRELETARVHHRDRGRLLAGEQLEAALSDGKRIVFADDHVVAYTPFAPIAAYEVRILPHRAGPDFAAAGAEEIRATARCLRTILAALRAELGDPAYNVVVRTAPTGYETAPFLAWSLQLVPRLETPAGLELATGVPVTTVSPEHAAARLRTLVGMADVG from the coding sequence GTGACGGCCCGGCCGTGGCACGGCGGCGAACTGCGCTGGAACGCCGAAACCGAGGACTGGACCGTGCTCGCCCCCAGCCGCGGGAGCCGCCCCCACAGCGCCGCCGGGGCCGCGTGCCCGTTCTGTCCCGGCCCGGCCGAGGACACCCCGCCCGAGACGTGGCGGCTGCCCGGCGGCGACGTGGGCTGGCGCGTGCGCGCGGTCCCGAACCGCTACGCGCTCTCGGACCGGCACGAGATCGTCATCGAGTCGCCGCGGCACGACTGGGACCTCGCCACCGGGACCGACGGCGAAGTGGCCGACGTGCTCGGCGCCTGGCAGCACCGGCACCGCGCGCTGCGGCCCGCGACCGCCCAGGTCGTCGTGTTCCGCAACCACGGGCTCGCGGCCGGCATCTCGCTGGCGCACCCGCACTCCCAGATCGCGGGCCTGCCGGTGCTGTCGGCGGAGACCCGGCGCGAGCTGGAGACCGCGCGTGTCCACCACCGCGACCGCGGCCGGCTGCTCGCCGGCGAACAGCTCGAAGCGGCGTTGAGCGACGGCAAGCGGATCGTCTTCGCGGACGACCACGTGGTCGCCTACACCCCCTTCGCCCCGATCGCCGCCTACGAGGTCCGCATCCTCCCGCACCGGGCCGGACCGGACTTCGCCGCCGCGGGTGCCGAGGAGATCCGGGCGACCGCGCGGTGCCTGCGGACGATCCTGGCCGCCCTGCGCGCGGAACTGGGCGACCCGGCCTACAACGTCGTGGTGCGGACCGCGCCCACCGGCTACGAGACCGCGCCGTTCCTCGCCTGGTCGCTGCAGCTCGTGCCCCGCCTGGAGACTCCCGCCGGGCTGGAACTGGCGACGGGTGTCCCGGTCACGACGGTGTCGCCGGAACACGCGGCCGCCCGTCTGCGCACCTTGGTCGGCATGGCCGACGTGGGCTGA
- a CDS encoding DUF5947 family protein, with protein sequence MSVHAGSTHSAFARDRRSARQERCELCGTPVASRHCHVVDTGRRGLLCACRACFLLSTRCPAGEARYRAVPERYLWDPRRPVVRLDWCGLGIPAGFAFFLRRGTRVTAFQPGPAGAVETTLPAGLWAELSAGHPLLAAAEPDVEAIVFRGTERGTDCFLVPVDVCYRLAGAVRRYWTGPDGGPEMRERVGELFAEIGHRARPLR encoded by the coding sequence ATGAGTGTCCACGCCGGGTCCACGCACTCCGCGTTCGCCCGGGACCGGCGCTCCGCGCGGCAGGAGCGGTGCGAGCTGTGCGGGACACCGGTGGCTTCGCGGCACTGCCACGTGGTCGACACCGGCCGCCGTGGCCTGCTGTGCGCGTGCCGCGCGTGCTTCCTGCTGTCCACCCGGTGCCCGGCCGGGGAGGCGCGGTACCGCGCGGTGCCGGAGCGCTACCTGTGGGACCCCCGGCGCCCGGTCGTCCGCCTCGACTGGTGCGGGCTCGGGATCCCGGCCGGCTTCGCGTTCTTCCTGCGCCGCGGCACCCGCGTCACCGCGTTCCAGCCCGGTCCGGCCGGCGCCGTCGAGACGACCCTGCCCGCCGGCCTCTGGGCGGAGCTCTCCGCGGGCCACCCGCTGCTGGCCGCGGCCGAGCCGGACGTCGAGGCGATCGTGTTCCGCGGGACCGAACGCGGCACGGACTGCTTCCTCGTGCCGGTCGACGTCTGCTACCGGCTGGCCGGCGCGGTCCGCCGGTACTGGACCGGCCCCGACGGCGGGCCCGAGATGCGCGAACGCGTCGGCGAGCTGTTCGCGGAGATCGGGCACCGGGCGCGGCCCCTGCGGTAG
- a CDS encoding NifU family protein: protein MSTPGGPAAPSPGERLETLLGVLLAGPNRRPAEEIVRQLTDLYGEGLTRIVGSLREHAPALVGAIAADDVVGSLLALHDLHPLDAQARVRRALDRVRPQVGAVGYLGIDDGVVRLSLGASRGCSSAGRTGRATVEAAVRDAAPEITGVEIVTEATQALYQIGMGPPSGVAPEGRAS from the coding sequence GTGAGCACGCCCGGCGGCCCCGCTGCCCCGAGCCCCGGAGAACGCCTCGAGACACTTCTGGGCGTCCTGCTCGCCGGCCCGAACCGGCGACCGGCCGAAGAGATCGTCCGGCAGCTGACGGACCTGTACGGCGAAGGCCTGACCCGGATCGTCGGCTCCCTGCGCGAGCACGCCCCGGCACTGGTCGGGGCGATCGCCGCCGACGACGTCGTCGGGAGCCTGCTGGCGCTGCACGACCTGCACCCCCTCGACGCGCAGGCGCGGGTCCGGCGGGCCCTGGACCGGGTCCGCCCGCAGGTGGGCGCGGTCGGGTACCTGGGCATCGACGACGGTGTGGTCCGGCTGAGCCTCGGCGCGAGCCGGGGCTGCTCGTCCGCGGGGCGCACGGGCCGGGCGACGGTCGAAGCCGCCGTCCGGGACGCCGCTCCGGAGATCACCGGCGTCGAGATCGTCACCGAAGCCACCCAGGCGCTGTACCAGATCGGCATGGGACCACCTTCCGGCGTCGCACCGGAAGGGCGAGCGTCATGA
- a CDS encoding NADH-quinone oxidoreductase subunit B family protein, with the protein MFRATQTGNGPADDSENHPPTVHILWMNGGLSCDGESVALTAATQPSIEEIVLGGLPGLPEVAMHWPFLDFHSGPDGGSDSFIEWWHRADRGELEPFILIVEGSIADETNKAEGYWSGFGTDPATGQPVTASEWLDRLAPKAMAILAVGTCASYGGVHAMAGNPTGAMGVPEYLGRDWRSWAGLPIVCVPGCPVQPDNLSETILHLLFQVSGRAPEIDVDEALRPKWLFGNTVHEGCDRAGYYEQDEFADQHDSPKCLVKLGCWGQVVKCNVPKRGWINGVGGCPNVGGICIGCTMPGFPDKFMPFMEDPAGAGGPMGTTTVSGSAIRILREIRTAADR; encoded by the coding sequence ATGTTCAGGGCCACGCAGACCGGCAACGGCCCGGCGGACGACTCCGAGAATCATCCACCGACCGTCCATATTTTATGGATGAATGGCGGGCTGAGCTGCGACGGTGAATCGGTCGCGTTGACCGCGGCCACCCAGCCCAGTATCGAAGAGATCGTTCTCGGCGGTCTTCCCGGGCTGCCCGAGGTCGCCATGCACTGGCCGTTCCTCGATTTCCACAGCGGGCCCGACGGGGGCTCCGACAGCTTCATCGAATGGTGGCACCGCGCGGACCGCGGCGAGCTCGAGCCGTTCATCCTGATCGTCGAGGGTTCGATCGCCGACGAGACGAACAAGGCCGAGGGGTACTGGAGCGGGTTCGGCACCGACCCCGCGACCGGCCAGCCCGTGACGGCGAGCGAGTGGCTCGACCGGCTGGCCCCCAAGGCGATGGCGATCCTGGCCGTCGGCACCTGCGCGAGCTACGGCGGCGTGCACGCCATGGCCGGCAACCCCACCGGCGCGATGGGCGTGCCCGAGTACCTCGGCCGGGACTGGCGGTCGTGGGCCGGGCTGCCCATCGTGTGCGTGCCGGGCTGCCCGGTGCAGCCGGACAACCTTTCCGAGACCATCCTGCACCTGCTGTTCCAGGTGTCCGGGCGGGCGCCGGAGATCGACGTCGACGAGGCTCTGCGCCCGAAGTGGCTGTTCGGGAACACCGTGCACGAAGGGTGCGACCGGGCCGGGTACTACGAGCAGGACGAGTTCGCCGATCAGCACGATTCGCCCAAGTGCCTGGTCAAGCTGGGGTGCTGGGGCCAGGTGGTCAAGTGCAACGTGCCCAAGCGGGGCTGGATCAACGGCGTCGGCGGGTGTCCGAACGTCGGGGGCATCTGCATCGGCTGCACCATGCCGGGCTTCCCGGACAAGTTCATGCCGTTCATGGAGGACCCGGCCGGCGCCGGCGGCCCGATGGGGACGACCACCGTGTCCGGGTCCGCGATCCGCATCCTGCGGGAGATCCGGACGGCGGCGGACCGGTGA
- a CDS encoding helix-turn-helix domain-containing protein, whose amino-acid sequence MESAGRAHGDSIEVVPVEIVKKIFPARPSAVAGIREFVQLCLTDAPLAEAEEREVGNTILRALLAAAGPSGMLEVSCRKYPQRVEFDVLPSRAEEPPPAPSRPAGPDTPAASFAEWLAEALRGRGITKEAAAAELGVSAKTMSRWLGGQTEPRLRDLRRIEDRFGDVRLR is encoded by the coding sequence ATGGAATCGGCGGGCCGGGCACACGGCGATTCGATCGAGGTCGTACCGGTCGAAATCGTCAAAAAGATCTTTCCCGCCCGCCCGTCCGCCGTTGCGGGAATCCGGGAATTCGTCCAGCTTTGCCTCACGGACGCGCCGCTCGCCGAGGCCGAAGAGCGCGAAGTGGGCAACACGATCCTCCGGGCCCTGCTGGCCGCGGCCGGCCCGTCCGGCATGCTCGAGGTCTCCTGCCGGAAGTACCCCCAGCGCGTCGAGTTCGACGTGCTCCCGTCCCGCGCCGAGGAGCCGCCCCCGGCGCCCTCGCGGCCGGCCGGACCGGACACGCCCGCCGCCAGCTTCGCCGAGTGGCTGGCCGAAGCACTGCGCGGCCGCGGGATCACGAAGGAGGCCGCCGCCGCAGAGCTGGGCGTGTCGGCGAAGACGATGAGCCGCTGGCTCGGCGGGCAGACCGAGCCCCGGCTGCGCGATCTGCGACGGATCGAAGACCGCTTCGGCGACGTGCGGTTGCGCTGA
- a CDS encoding MEDS domain-containing protein, giving the protein MEPGFRHQGCLYGSDADFLAVAVPFAQDGLRRGEPVLVTTTAANLELLHAAMGADAGRIAFAESAYVGRRPAQLADALHRYWTRHRSTAPTGAVRILAEPARAGDSRDQAAWQQAEAEFNVALAGTRIWMICPYDTRTAGAGVVADARRTHPECVVDGEIRPSAQFTAPAEADGAGADAPPRTAADLFRFEGDLVAVRRHVLERASALLRSEDTATLFGIAVGEAIAYLLDHGIDRAAVWVRPAAGRVVCTLHSDRPVDGPAFYGLRPAARPGASLWMTDQICEWLDISSDVAGCTIELAMRQRPAGAAQPAQE; this is encoded by the coding sequence GTGGAGCCAGGTTTCCGGCACCAAGGCTGCCTCTACGGCAGCGACGCCGACTTCCTCGCGGTGGCCGTGCCGTTCGCGCAGGACGGGTTGCGCCGGGGTGAGCCGGTGCTGGTCACCACGACGGCGGCCAACCTGGAGCTGCTGCACGCTGCGATGGGCGCCGACGCCGGCCGCATCGCCTTCGCCGAGTCGGCCTACGTCGGGCGGCGGCCGGCGCAGCTGGCCGACGCGCTGCACCGCTACTGGACCCGCCACCGGTCCACCGCGCCGACCGGCGCGGTCCGCATCCTCGCCGAGCCGGCCAGGGCCGGGGACTCCCGCGACCAAGCCGCCTGGCAGCAGGCCGAGGCGGAGTTCAACGTGGCGCTGGCCGGCACCCGGATCTGGATGATCTGCCCGTACGACACCAGGACCGCCGGTGCGGGCGTCGTCGCGGACGCCCGCCGCACGCACCCCGAGTGCGTCGTGGACGGCGAGATCCGGCCGTCCGCGCAGTTCACGGCACCGGCGGAAGCCGATGGCGCCGGTGCGGACGCACCACCGCGCACCGCCGCGGACCTCTTCCGCTTCGAGGGGGACCTGGTCGCCGTGCGGCGCCACGTGCTGGAGCGGGCGAGTGCCCTGCTGCGGTCCGAGGACACCGCGACGCTGTTCGGCATCGCCGTCGGAGAGGCGATCGCCTACCTGCTCGACCACGGCATCGACCGGGCGGCCGTGTGGGTGCGGCCGGCCGCGGGCCGGGTGGTGTGCACGCTGCACAGCGACCGGCCGGTCGACGGCCCCGCGTTCTACGGGCTCCGGCCGGCGGCCCGGCCCGGCGCCAGCCTGTGGATGACCGACCAGATCTGCGAATGGCTCGACATCAGCTCCGACGTCGCCGGCTGCACCATCGAGCTGGCCATGCGGCAGCGGCCCGCCGGTGCGGCGCAGCCCGCTCAGGAGTAG
- a CDS encoding Acg family FMN-binding oxidoreductase yields MSTVEGRSWTAAETEVLVRSMMRAPSVHNTQPWLLEVAPGELRVRERAEPVLPHHDPDGRDRAASCGAAVANLELAARTLGRSVDLAFLPDERQPDLVARIVVGADEPPTREELLHYGAIARRASHRAPFEGVAVPAPVVRAITGAGGAPGVEARPLRPGREVAVTARLLHFAAESFQADGGYQRELSLWTIRDERSHRHGVGLPAGRVPAGSVPWAGLVRRATELPDAAELEARLAGETLLIFVTADDARLDHVRAGYAMERAWLAAVDLGLAAAVLTQPLHLPAVRSALCDDLGLAGFPQALLRIGYAAEADPLSPRRAVQEVLRDR; encoded by the coding sequence ATGTCCACTGTGGAGGGCAGGTCCTGGACGGCGGCCGAGACCGAGGTGCTCGTCCGGTCCATGATGCGGGCGCCGTCGGTGCACAACACGCAGCCCTGGCTGCTGGAGGTCGCGCCGGGCGAGCTGCGGGTGCGGGAACGCGCCGAACCCGTCCTCCCGCACCACGACCCGGACGGGCGCGACCGCGCCGCGTCCTGCGGCGCCGCGGTGGCCAACCTCGAGCTCGCGGCCCGCACGCTCGGCCGCTCGGTGGACCTCGCGTTCCTGCCCGACGAGCGGCAACCGGACCTGGTGGCGCGGATCGTCGTCGGCGCCGACGAACCGCCCACGCGCGAAGAGCTCCTCCACTACGGGGCCATCGCCCGCCGGGCGAGCCACCGGGCGCCCTTCGAAGGAGTGGCCGTGCCGGCGCCGGTGGTGCGGGCCATCACCGGCGCGGGCGGGGCGCCGGGCGTCGAAGCGCGTCCGCTGCGACCCGGCCGGGAGGTCGCTGTCACGGCCAGGCTGCTGCACTTCGCCGCGGAGAGCTTCCAGGCCGACGGCGGTTACCAACGGGAGCTGTCCCTCTGGACGATCCGGGACGAGCGCTCCCACCGGCACGGTGTCGGCCTGCCCGCCGGCCGGGTTCCGGCGGGATCGGTGCCGTGGGCGGGACTGGTCCGCCGTGCGACGGAACTTCCGGACGCCGCCGAACTCGAGGCCCGCCTGGCCGGTGAGACCCTGCTGATCTTCGTCACCGCGGACGACGCCCGGCTCGACCACGTGCGGGCGGGCTACGCGATGGAACGGGCTTGGCTCGCCGCGGTCGACCTCGGGCTGGCGGCCGCGGTGCTGACCCAGCCGCTGCACCTGCCGGCGGTCCGCTCCGCGCTGTGCGACGACCTCGGGCTCGCCGGCTTCCCGCAGGCGCTCCTGCGCATCGGGTACGCCGCCGAAGCCGATCCGCTCTCGCCGCGCCGGGCGGTGCAAGAGGTGCTGCGCGACCGCTGA
- a CDS encoding DUF6292 family protein, whose translation MIPLLTGIDRDHGLRRGLTGYLAAVSSAVGVGVESCTVDLDAPASAYVALDVRLLRHPDRDMALLWDERHGWAFAMETHSGEDLLVLAYLGGELVPAPPRVGRFVAGIRSAGAPDTAPVPPDLRDDRSELSARLLRYRRDVWSAGVPFLRRAG comes from the coding sequence GTGATTCCCCTGCTGACCGGTATCGACCGTGATCACGGCCTGCGGCGCGGGCTGACCGGCTATCTGGCCGCGGTGAGCTCCGCGGTCGGTGTGGGCGTGGAGTCCTGCACCGTCGACCTCGACGCCCCCGCGTCCGCGTACGTCGCGCTGGACGTGCGCCTGCTCCGCCACCCGGACCGGGACATGGCCCTGCTGTGGGACGAGCGCCACGGCTGGGCGTTCGCCATGGAGACCCACTCCGGGGAAGACCTGCTGGTGCTCGCCTACCTCGGCGGCGAGCTCGTGCCCGCCCCGCCCCGCGTCGGCCGCTTCGTGGCCGGGATCCGGTCGGCGGGCGCGCCGGACACCGCGCCGGTGCCGCCGGACCTGCGGGACGATCGGAGCGAGCTGAGCGCCCGCCTGCTGCGGTACCGGCGCGACGTGTGGTCCGCGGGTGTCCCGTTCCTGCGCCGGGCGGGCTGA
- a CDS encoding MFS transporter: MPGVLRIRPFRRLWLVLAVSSVGDWLGLLATSTFAAGRFSNPAAQGAAFGGVIAVRLLPALVLGPLAGVLADRFDRRHTMIGCDLLRFLIFASIPAVGLLVADRGVVVGWAAAATFLIEAVAMVWSPARDAAIPVLVPRDRLEAANRLSLATTYGATPVVAALVMAGLHGLANLVFAGPAPAWADPVTAALFLNAVTFLGNAGVLAVGVRELSGRGPAPAHSGIRRELGEAWRYVRRTPSVRGLVTGILVAFGGAGVVIGAAQRYAQAVGGGDVAFALLFVALFAGLALGVAGGPAVVHGLSRRRWFALSIALAGISVAGLASAPGLGTAAVACAGTGAGAGMAFLVGWTLLGGEVGDDLRGRVFGFVEAGGRVALLVSIAVTSVLVGFGAVPPGIPAVRVVLLAAGVAVVAAGLVGLRRIDDRPGVPVVADLLRALRRPGDQSPSHGGRTTPSGPGGGIVPSEPGENRSDVAGVRPEAMEGDSPADRYRP, encoded by the coding sequence GTGCCCGGTGTGCTGCGGATCCGGCCGTTCCGGCGGCTGTGGCTCGTCCTCGCGGTCTCCTCCGTGGGGGACTGGCTCGGCCTGCTCGCGACATCCACCTTCGCGGCCGGGCGGTTCAGCAACCCGGCTGCCCAGGGCGCGGCCTTCGGCGGGGTCATCGCCGTGCGCCTGCTGCCCGCACTGGTGCTGGGCCCGCTGGCCGGGGTCCTGGCCGACCGGTTCGACCGGCGGCACACGATGATCGGCTGCGACCTCCTGCGGTTCCTGATCTTCGCCTCGATCCCGGCCGTCGGGCTGCTCGTGGCCGACCGCGGCGTCGTCGTCGGCTGGGCCGCGGCCGCGACGTTCCTGATCGAAGCCGTCGCCATGGTGTGGTCACCGGCCCGGGACGCCGCGATCCCCGTGCTGGTCCCGCGCGACCGGCTGGAGGCGGCCAACCGGCTGTCCCTGGCCACCACCTACGGCGCCACCCCGGTGGTCGCGGCCCTCGTCATGGCGGGCCTGCACGGGTTGGCGAACCTCGTCTTCGCCGGCCCGGCGCCCGCCTGGGCCGATCCGGTCACCGCCGCCCTCTTCCTGAACGCGGTGACGTTCCTGGGCAACGCGGGAGTGCTCGCGGTGGGCGTCCGCGAGCTGAGCGGCCGGGGCCCGGCCCCGGCGCACAGCGGGATCCGGCGGGAGCTGGGCGAGGCGTGGCGGTACGTGCGCCGCACCCCTTCGGTGCGCGGGCTGGTCACCGGCATCCTGGTCGCGTTCGGCGGGGCCGGGGTCGTGATCGGTGCCGCCCAGCGGTACGCGCAGGCCGTGGGCGGCGGGGACGTGGCCTTCGCGCTGCTGTTCGTGGCGTTGTTCGCCGGGCTGGCGCTCGGCGTCGCCGGTGGCCCCGCGGTCGTACACGGTCTCTCGCGCCGTCGCTGGTTCGCGTTGTCCATCGCGCTGGCCGGGATCTCGGTGGCGGGGCTGGCCTCGGCACCGGGCCTCGGCACGGCGGCGGTCGCGTGCGCGGGCACCGGCGCGGGGGCCGGCATGGCTTTCCTAGTCGGCTGGACGCTGCTGGGCGGCGAGGTCGGGGACGACCTGCGCGGCCGGGTCTTCGGGTTCGTGGAAGCGGGCGGGCGGGTCGCGCTGCTGGTGTCGATCGCCGTCACGAGCGTGCTCGTCGGGTTCGGCGCGGTCCCGCCGGGGATCCCGGCGGTACGCGTGGTGCTGCTCGCCGCCGGGGTCGCGGTCGTCGCCGCCGGGCTGGTCGGGTTGCGGCGGATCGACGACCGGCCCGGCGTCCCGGTCGTGGCGGACCTGCTGCGGGCGCTGCGGCGCCCAGGTGACCAAAGTCCTTCCCACGGGGGCCGAACGACGCCATCCGGCCCGGGGGGCGGGATCGTACCGTCGGAGCCTGGTGAGAACCGGTCCGATGTGGCCGGTGTACGTCCCGAGGCGATGGAGGGTGATTCCCCTGCTGACCGGTATCGACCGTGA
- a CDS encoding ABC transporter ATP-binding protein has product MTQQASPEAPATTAGVLAVTGLRKRFGDRVAVDDVSFAVAAGETYGLLGPNGAGKTTTIRLVCGLLRADAGHVVVGGTTVSPVSTAGRGLIGYVPQDVALYPDLSARENLAFFGRLYRLRGRLLRARIDEVLELIGLADRAKEKVESFSGGMRRRLNIGAGLLHRPTLLVLDEPTVGVDPQSRHAIMESVQRFGAEGMAVLYTTHDMTEAERLCDRVGIIDHGRLAAEGTRRELVARLGERDRLTLAATGDLAAFAALCRELPGIEGADVAGTEVHLLGRDGRMLLPEVVRVAGRAGVVIRSAEVTEPDLEAVFLHLTGTALRD; this is encoded by the coding sequence ATGACGCAGCAGGCATCGCCCGAGGCGCCCGCCACGACGGCCGGGGTGCTGGCCGTGACCGGGCTCCGCAAGCGCTTCGGCGACCGGGTCGCGGTCGACGACGTCTCGTTCGCCGTCGCGGCCGGTGAGACCTACGGGTTGCTCGGGCCGAACGGCGCCGGCAAGACGACGACGATCCGGCTGGTGTGCGGCCTGCTGCGGGCGGACGCGGGACACGTCGTGGTCGGCGGCACCACGGTGAGCCCGGTCTCCACCGCGGGCCGGGGCCTGATCGGCTACGTGCCCCAGGACGTCGCGCTCTACCCGGACCTGTCCGCACGGGAGAACCTCGCCTTCTTCGGCAGGCTCTACCGGTTGCGGGGCCGGCTCCTGCGCGCCCGGATCGACGAGGTCCTCGAGCTGATCGGGCTCGCCGACCGGGCGAAGGAGAAGGTCGAGTCCTTCTCCGGCGGGATGCGCCGGCGGCTCAACATCGGCGCCGGGCTCCTCCACCGGCCGACCCTGCTGGTGCTCGACGAGCCGACCGTGGGGGTCGACCCGCAGAGCCGGCACGCGATCATGGAAAGCGTCCAGCGGTTCGGCGCGGAGGGCATGGCGGTGCTCTACACGACGCACGACATGACCGAGGCGGAACGGCTCTGCGACCGGGTCGGGATCATCGACCACGGCCGGCTGGCCGCCGAAGGGACGCGCCGCGAGCTGGTCGCCCGGCTGGGCGAGCGCGATCGGCTCACCCTCGCCGCGACCGGGGACCTGGCCGCGTTCGCCGCGCTCTGCCGGGAGCTGCCCGGGATCGAGGGCGCCGACGTCGCGGGGACCGAGGTGCACCTGCTCGGGCGCGACGGGCGGATGCTGCTGCCGGAGGTGGTGCGAGTCGCCGGGCGCGCCGGGGTGGTCATCCGGTCGGCCGAGGTGACCGAGCCGGACCTGGAAGCGGTGTTCCTGCACCTGACCGGCACCGCCCTGCGGGACTGA